Proteins co-encoded in one Cricetulus griseus strain 17A/GY chromosome 1 unlocalized genomic scaffold, alternate assembly CriGri-PICRH-1.0 chr1_1, whole genome shotgun sequence genomic window:
- the Mphosph8 gene encoding M-phase phosphoprotein 8 isoform X3 — translation MGKNLYKVRWKGYTSDDDTWEPEIHLEDCKEVLLEFRKKVAENKAKAIKKDIQRLSLSNDIFEADFDSDQQSDTKEDTSPRKKKKKIKCKEEKSPDDLKKKKAKLGKLKDKFKSELESTSENLGFDIRTKKRILEAKEELKDSKKLKKDEIKENKELKKAKRAEIRDLKFKIREDIKDNRKTKKERSIECPLEFESPVPNESLSPEDDGEDFVSDNKEEKQKIRTVKDKAGQDTVQEGIFEKHLDDLVSTDEDAGARVRRKKKKPRIFDETKEIKKLENMDTFLERKMIPKKQRYQDKSRNNLELSRLPSPMSIQAPKSSRLSGEEKGLRSSDSAEEEKDTKKNESKEKYQKKYDLDKEEKCRKEPKGLKSFKEIRSAFDLFKKTEDKNDVLENNWKREEVPLDCKTTDDPKNKDKCSLKDRRNTRDETDTWAYIAAEGDQEVSDSVCQTDENSDGRQQILSLGMDLQLEWMKLEDFQKHLDGEDETFTTTNTIPSNLLRDAVKNGDYIAVKVALNSNEEYNLDQEDSSGMTLVMLAAAGGQDDLLRLLITKGAKVNGRQKNGTTALIHAAEKNFLTTVAILLEAGAFVNVQQSNGETALMKACKRGNSDIVRLVIECGADCNILSKHQNSALYFAKQCNNVLVYELLKSHLETLSRVAEETIRDYFESRLALLEPVFPIACHRLCEGPDFSTDFNYKPPQNIPEGSGVLLFIFHANFLGKEVIARLCGPCSVQAVVLNDKFQLPVFLDSHFVYSFSPVAGPNKLFIRLTEAPFAKVKLLIGAYRVQLH, via the exons agACTGTCTTTAAGCAATGACATATTTGAAGCAGACTTTGATAGTGACCAGCAAAGTGACACAAAAGAAGATACTTCAccgaggaagaaaaagaaaaaaataaagtgcaaAGAAGAGAAAAGTCCAGatgatctgaaaaaaaaaaaagcaaaattggGAAAACTAAAAGATAAGTTCAAGTCAGAGCTGGAAAGCACCTCTGAAAATTTAGGTTTTGATATaaggacaaagaaaagaattttggAAGCCAAGGAAGAATTAAAGGACTCCAAAAAGCTCAAAAAGgatgaaataaaggaaaacaaggagTTAAAGAAAGCTAAAAGAGCTGAAATAAGagatttaaagtttaaaataagagAAGATATCAAAGACAAccgaaaaacaaagaaagagaggtcTATTGAATGTCCACTGGAGTTTGAGTCACCTGTACCTAATGAGTCCCTCTCCCCAGAGGATGATGGGGAAGACTTTGTTTCTGACaacaaagaagagaagcagaagataAGAACGGTAAAAGATAAGGCAGGACAGGATACAGTGCAAGAGGGTATTTTTGAGAAACATTTGGATGACCTTGTAAGTACTGACGAGGATGCTGGGGCCCGAgttagaaggaagaagaaaaagccaaGGATATTTgatgaaacaaaagaaatcaagaagctagagAACATGGACACCTTTTTAGAAAGGAAGATGATACCTAAAAAGCAAAGATACCAAGACAAGAGCAGAAATAACCTAGAGTTAAGTAGGTTACCATCACCTATGTCTATCCAGGCTCCGAAAAGTTCGAGGCTGAGTGGGGAAGAGAAGGGCCTAAGATCCTCTGACTCGGCAGAGGAG GAGAAAGACACCAAAAAAAATGAATCCaaagaaaaataccagaaaaagTATGATttggacaaagaagaaaaatgccgAAAAGAGCCAAAGGGATTAAAAT CATTTAAAGAAATCAGAAGTGcatttgatttatttaaaaaaacagaagacaaaaatgaTGTTCTTGAGAATAATTGGAAAAGAGAAGAAGTACCCTTGGATTGTAAAACTACAGATGATCCCAAAAACAAGGACAAGTGTTCACTTAAAGACAGAAGAAATACTAGAGATGAGACTGACACATGGGCGTACATTGCTGCAGAAGGCGATCAGGAAGTTTCAGACAGTGTGTGCCaaacagatgagaattctg ATGGCCGGCAACAGATTTTGAGTTTGGGCATGGATCTGCAGTTGGAGTGGATGAAATTAGAAGATTTTCAAAAGCATCTTGATGGGGAAGATGAGACCTTTACCACAACAAATACAATTCCAAGTA atttgTTGAGGGATGCTGTGAAAAATGGAGATTATATTGCTGTGAAGGTTGCCCTGAATTCAAATGAAGAATACAACTTAGATCAAGAG GATTCTAGTGGGATGACACTGGTGATGTTGGCTGCAGCCGGGGGGCAGGATGACCTTCTGAGACTCCTTATCACCAAAGGTGCAAAAGTGAATGGGCGCCAGAAGAACGGGACTACAGCCCTTATTCATGCCGCTGAGAAG aacttTTTAACCACTGTGGCTATTCTTTTGGAAGCTGGAGCTTTTGTAAATGTCCAGCAAAGCAATGGTGAGACTGCACTCATGAAA GCTTGTAAAAGAGGAAATTCGGACATTGTGCGCCTTGTGATTGAATGTGGAGCTGACTGCAACATTTTGTCAAAGCACCAAAATAGTGCATTGTACTTTGCAAAACAGTGTAATAATGTGCTTGTGTACGAACTGCTGAAGAGCCATTTGGAAAC ACTTTCAAGAGTTGCAGAAGAAACAATCAGGGATTACTTTGAATCCCGCCTTGCTCTATTGGAACCTGTTTTCCCAATAGCATGTCATCGGCTCTGTGAGGGACCAGATTTCTCAACAGATTTCAATTACAAGCCACCTCAGAACATACCAGAAG GCTCTGGTGTCCTGCTCTTCATTTTCCATGCTAACTTTTTGGGTAAAGAAGTTATTGCTCGGCTCTGTGGACCATGCAGTGTACAAGCTGTAGTTTTAAATGACAAATTTCAACTTCCTGTTTTTCTG GACAGTCACTTTGTTTACTCATTCAGCCCTGTTGCCGGCCCCAATAAGTTGTTTATACGGTTGACAGAAGCACCCTTTGCCAAG gtTAAGTTGCTAATAGGAGCATACAGAGTGCAGCTGCACTGA